The Acidobacteriota bacterium genome has a window encoding:
- a CDS encoding PQQ-binding-like beta-propeller repeat protein, with product MNNRITSCAAAIVLACAVSSLFASDDWSRFRGPNGSGLSASTNLPNEFGKEKNVVWKTALPPGHSSPVLTATRIFVTAHTPIGDKEKAKANYQLSVIALDRATGKIVWQHEVPRVNKARLENVNGPASASPVTDGTNVYVFFQDFGLLAYDANGKEKWRVPLGPFNMFYGYGASPMLVDDKVILPVDQDGGSYLLAVDKATGKTKWKIDRPEVISGYSTPTVWQPKTGPKQLLIPESFQLSAYSVADGKRIWWVRGLACEMKSVMSFDNEYAYINGWGFPLNQPGKQIATISFEEGLKKYDKNGDGFVGRDETAGDDPISKVLSPNYGFDAFDLNRDAKLDAKDWEVFRAMMAAENGLLAIKLGGQGDMTSTAIRWKYQRPVPQVPSTLLYQGVLFMVNDSGILISFDPATGNVIKQGRLKGAIDKYFASPVGADGKVWLVSQDGTVSVVSAKGEWDTVAVNALGSEVFATPAIDDNKLYIRTQDTLYCFAK from the coding sequence ATGAACAATCGCATCACAAGCTGTGCGGCAGCAATTGTGTTGGCTTGCGCAGTAAGCAGCCTGTTCGCCAGTGATGACTGGTCGCGCTTTCGCGGCCCTAACGGTTCGGGGCTGTCGGCTTCGACCAATCTGCCGAACGAATTTGGCAAAGAGAAAAACGTCGTGTGGAAAACGGCGCTGCCGCCGGGCCATTCGTCGCCCGTGCTGACAGCGACGCGCATCTTTGTGACGGCTCACACGCCGATTGGCGACAAAGAAAAAGCCAAGGCGAATTACCAGCTTTCGGTCATCGCCCTCGACCGCGCGACCGGCAAGATCGTCTGGCAACACGAGGTGCCGCGCGTCAACAAAGCGCGGCTCGAAAACGTCAACGGCCCGGCTTCGGCGAGTCCCGTCACTGACGGCACAAATGTTTATGTCTTCTTTCAGGACTTCGGGCTGCTTGCCTACGACGCCAATGGCAAAGAGAAATGGCGCGTGCCGTTGGGGCCGTTCAACATGTTTTACGGCTACGGCGCCTCGCCGATGCTGGTGGATGACAAAGTGATTTTGCCGGTAGATCAGGATGGCGGTTCGTATTTGCTCGCCGTGGACAAAGCTACGGGCAAGACCAAATGGAAGATTGATCGCCCCGAAGTCATTTCGGGCTATTCGACGCCGACCGTGTGGCAGCCCAAGACCGGCCCGAAGCAATTGCTGATTCCCGAATCATTCCAGCTTTCGGCCTATTCGGTCGCCGATGGCAAGCGCATCTGGTGGGTGCGCGGCCTGGCTTGCGAGATGAAATCGGTGATGAGTTTTGACAACGAATACGCCTACATCAACGGTTGGGGCTTCCCGCTCAATCAACCGGGCAAACAAATCGCGACTATCTCGTTTGAAGAAGGCCTGAAGAAGTACGACAAGAATGGCGATGGCTTTGTCGGACGCGATGAGACTGCCGGAGACGACCCAATAAGCAAAGTGCTTAGCCCGAATTACGGCTTCGACGCGTTCGATCTCAATCGTGACGCCAAACTGGACGCCAAAGACTGGGAGGTCTTCCGCGCGATGATGGCAGCAGAAAACGGCTTGCTCGCCATCAAACTGGGCGGCCAGGGCGATATGACCAGCACGGCGATTCGCTGGAAATATCAACGCCCGGTGCCGCAAGTACCTTCGACGCTGCTCTATCAAGGCGTGCTGTTTATGGTGAATGACAGCGGCATCCTAATTTCGTTCGACCCGGCGACGGGTAATGTCATCAAGCAAGGCCGCTTGAAAGGCGCGATTGACAAATACTTCGCCTCGCCCGTCGGCGCGGACGGCAAGGTCTGGCTGGTCAGTCAGGACGGCACCGTTTCGGTTGTTTCAGCGAAAGGCGAATGGGATACGGTGGCAGTCAATGCCTTAGGCAGCGAGGTGTTTGCGACGCCCGCGATTGACGATAACAAGCTGTACATCCGCACGCAGGACACGCTTTATTGTTTTGCCAAATAA
- a CDS encoding aldolase encodes MTNYQLPPLTNGQYSLAQARVDLSAALRWAARLGLNEGICNHFSLVAPGWPDCFLVNPQGLHWSEITPNDLVLVDVEGAIIQGRYNVEATAFHIHGRIHAGKLGAACVLHTHMPYATALAIADGGCLEWASQNALRFYGRVAYDECYNGLVLDGEEGDRICAQLEKADVLFMANHGVIVAGASVAQAFDDLYYLERACRVQVLAQSTGKQLRLVPDDIAALTGQQIVNDKVQPHLHLEALKRLLDRDEPGWRG; translated from the coding sequence ATGACGAACTATCAACTTCCCCCGCTGACCAATGGACAATACTCGTTGGCGCAAGCGCGCGTTGATTTATCCGCCGCGCTGCGCTGGGCCGCGCGCTTGGGCTTGAACGAAGGCATCTGCAATCACTTCAGTCTGGTCGCGCCCGGCTGGCCCGATTGCTTTCTGGTCAATCCGCAAGGGCTGCACTGGTCAGAGATCACGCCGAACGATCTGGTGCTGGTGGATGTCGAAGGCGCGATCATCCAGGGCCGCTATAACGTCGAAGCCACCGCCTTTCACATTCACGGGCGCATTCATGCGGGCAAACTCGGGGCGGCCTGTGTGCTGCATACACACATGCCTTACGCGACGGCTTTGGCGATTGCGGATGGCGGGTGCCTGGAATGGGCCAGCCAAAACGCGCTGCGGTTTTATGGCCGCGTGGCGTATGACGAGTGTTACAACGGCTTGGTGCTCGATGGTGAAGAGGGCGACCGCATTTGCGCGCAGCTGGAAAAGGCCGACGTGCTGTTCATGGCGAATCACGGCGTCATCGTGGCGGGCGCCTCGGTCGCGCAGGCCTTCGATGATCTTTACTACCTCGAACGCGCCTGCCGGGTGCAAGTGCTGGCGCAAAGCACGGGCAAGCAACTGCGCCTTGTGCCGGACGACATAGCCGCGTTGACCGGCCAGCAGATCGTCAATGATAAAGTGCAGCCGCACCTGCACCTGGAAGCGTTGAAACGCTTGTTGGATCGGGATGAGCCGGGCTGGCGTGGATAG
- a CDS encoding amidohydrolase family protein, translated as MKQKCLVVLFLALLASLCAAQSPRPLALSNVTVIDATGKPAQRGMTVLIEGERISKLFKTGKTKLPPNAEIIDASGKFLIPGLWDMHIHLTNQPDQTLSREWMLPLLTAFGVTGIREMGGDWQHIHNLRQAISASQSIGPRIIAPGPFVDGPGFVDKPVRTPEKARQQVRELKTLGVDFIKVQANLSPECYRAVLAEAKALGLTVAGHVPEAVSAFEVARSGQRSIEHSSPILPGDAGIMLSCSSKEDALRAELLAIKKESEAPNADRQQLRLRQRKLQTELLETYDARKCAGLFTLLRQNNVWVVPTQIWAQRLLPLNAEDIIDPIAKIYLPLKTRTRFEQRRSEGIKITAPESFALRQQIAAKTRKIIGAMRLAGVPLLAGTDAYDGAVLPGFSLHQELELLTQSGLTPMEALQTATRNAAQYFGEAATRGTIEVGNQADLVLLEADPLQNITNTRQIYAVIQGGKLLSAQARQALLERIKAFAAEH; from the coding sequence ATGAAACAGAAATGCCTTGTTGTTTTGTTCCTAGCCCTGCTTGCCTCTTTGTGTGCCGCGCAATCCCCGCGCCCGCTGGCGCTCAGCAACGTCACCGTCATTGACGCTACCGGCAAGCCCGCCCAACGCGGCATGACCGTGCTGATCGAAGGCGAGCGCATCAGCAAGCTTTTCAAAACCGGCAAGACGAAGCTACCGCCCAACGCCGAAATCATTGACGCCAGCGGCAAGTTCCTAATTCCGGGCTTGTGGGACATGCACATCCATTTGACCAATCAGCCCGATCAAACGCTGAGCCGCGAGTGGATGCTGCCCTTGCTCACGGCTTTCGGCGTCACCGGCATCCGTGAGATGGGCGGCGATTGGCAGCACATTCATAACTTGCGCCAAGCCATCAGCGCCAGCCAGAGCATCGGCCCGCGCATCATCGCGCCCGGCCCTTTCGTAGACGGCCCAGGCTTCGTGGACAAACCCGTGCGCACGCCTGAGAAAGCGCGCCAGCAAGTGCGCGAGTTGAAAACGCTCGGCGTGGATTTCATCAAGGTGCAGGCCAATCTTTCGCCAGAGTGTTATCGCGCCGTGCTGGCCGAGGCGAAAGCGCTGGGCCTGACCGTCGCGGGCCACGTGCCCGAAGCCGTCAGCGCCTTTGAAGTCGCGCGTTCGGGCCAGCGCAGCATCGAACACAGTTCACCAATCTTACCCGGCGATGCGGGCATTATGCTGAGTTGTTCAAGCAAGGAAGACGCCTTGCGCGCCGAATTGCTCGCCATCAAGAAAGAGTCCGAAGCGCCCAACGCCGACCGCCAGCAACTGCGACTGCGGCAACGCAAGCTGCAAACCGAACTGCTGGAAACTTACGACGCGCGCAAATGCGCCGGGCTGTTCACGTTGCTGAGGCAAAACAATGTTTGGGTCGTGCCCACGCAAATCTGGGCGCAACGTCTGTTGCCGCTCAATGCCGAAGACATCATTGATCCCATCGCCAAAATCTATCTGCCGCTCAAGACGCGCACACGCTTTGAACAGCGTCGCAGCGAAGGCATCAAGATCACTGCGCCAGAAAGCTTCGCCTTGCGGCAACAGATTGCCGCCAAGACGCGCAAGATAATCGGCGCAATGCGTTTGGCGGGTGTGCCGTTGCTGGCGGGGACGGATGCGTATGACGGCGCGGTGCTGCCCGGTTTCAGTTTGCATCAGGAATTGGAGTTGCTGACGCAGTCGGGTTTGACGCCAATGGAAGCCTTGCAAACGGCGACGCGCAATGCCGCGCAATACTTTGGCGAAGCCGCCACACGCGGCACCATTGAAGTTGGCAACCAGGCGGATTTGGTTTTGCTGGAGGCCGATCCGCTACAAAACATCACGAATACGCGGCAGATCTACGCGGTGATTCAAGGTGGCAAATTGTTATCGGCGCAAGCGCGGCAGGCGTTGTTGGAGAGGATCAAAGCGTTTGCAGCGGAGCATTGA